The following are encoded together in the Cicer arietinum cultivar CDC Frontier isolate Library 1 chromosome 2, Cicar.CDCFrontier_v2.0, whole genome shotgun sequence genome:
- the LOC101513719 gene encoding probable pectin methyltransferase QUA2, with protein MSRPLHRGVSAIRVPDHSINESWDSQSKDKTEKDDFDKRGVSDHTPLALRSPLRFFFSDKESNFVSDPFIVGTPRSRFKLMLLSLKFSLVFIVVLALVGSFYWTLTLSTSSRVRVYHGYRRLQEKLVSDLLDIGEFSLGAPKGKELESCSPELENFVPCFNVSDNLDLVDSDGNGFERKCEYEKKLNCLVLPPVNYKVPLRWPTGKDVIWVANVKITAQEVLSSGSLTKRMMMLDEEQISFRSASHMFDGVEDYSHQIAEMIGLRNESSFIQAGIRTILDIGCGYGSFGAHLFQSQLLTLCIANYEPSGSQVQLTLERGLPAMLASFTSKQLPYPSLSFDMLHCARCGIDWDQKDGILLIEADRLLRPGGYFVWTSPLTNARNKENQKRWKFVHDFTENLCWEMLSQQDETVVWKKASKKSCYTSRKPGSRALCGKGIDVESPYYRELQTCIGGTQSRRWVSIEKRGKWPSRANLNKNELAGYGLQSDEFAEDTDSWKLAVQNYWSLLSPLIFSDHPKRPGDEDPSPPYNMFRNVLDMNANFGGFNSALLQARKSVWVMNVVPISGLNYLPLIQDRGFVGVLHDWCEAFPTYPRTYDLVHAAGLLSLEFSQRRRCTTLDLFVEIDRLLRPEGWIIFRDTNLLIESARALTTQLKWDARVIDIESNSEEKLLICQKPFFKRHTI; from the exons ATGTCCAGGCCTTTACATCGAGGTGTGTCTGCTATTCGTGTACCTGATCACAGCATCAATGAATCATGGGATTCACAATCCAAAGACAAAACAGAAAAGGACGATTTTGATAAAAGGGGTGTTTCAGATCACACCCCTTTAGCACTGAGGTCGCCTTTAAGGTTCTTCTTTTCAGACAAAGAGAGTAATTTTGTATCTGATCCATTCATTGTTGGCACCCCAAGAAGCCGTTTTAAGTTGATGTTACTTTCATTGAAGTTCAGTTTAGTGTTCATAGTTGTTCTTGCTCTTGTTGGATCTTTTTATTGGACTTTAACTTTGTCAACTTCATCAAGAGTTCGTGTTTACCATGGTTATAGGAGACTCCAAGAGAAACTTGTTTCTGATTTGTTGGATATTGGTGAGTTTTCTCTTGGTGCCCCTAAAGGGAAAGAATTGGAATCGTGTTCACCTGAGTTGGAAAACTTTGTTCCTTGCTTTAATGTTTCTGACAATTTGGATTTGGTAGATTCTGATGGAAATGGATTTGAAAGGAAATGTGAATATGAGAAGAAGCTCAATTGTTTGGTTCTGCCACCTGTGAATTACAAAGTTCCTCTTAGGTGGCCTACTGGAAAAGATGTTATTTGGGTTGCTAATGTGAAAATTACTGCACAAGAGGTTCTTTCTTCTGGAAGCTTGACAAAGAG GATGATGATGTTGGATGAAGAGCAAATTTCCTTTCGTTCAGCCTCTCATATGTTTGATGGAGTTGAAGATTACTCACATCAGATTGCTGAAATGATTGGACTTAGAAATGAATCTTCCTTCATACAAGCTGGG ATTCGAACCATACTAGACATAGGTTGTGGCTATGGTAGCTTTGGAGCACACCTCTTTCAAAGTCAGCTTTTGACTTTGTGCATTGCAAACTATGAGCCTTCTGGTAGTCAAGTTCAGCTTACTCTCGAGCGAGGTCTTCCTGCTATGCTTGCTTCTTTCACTTCAAAACAGTTGCCGTATCCGTCGCTGTCTTTTGATATGTTACATTGTGCAAGATGTGGCATTGATTGGGATCAGAAAG ATGGCATTCTATTGATTGAAGCTGATAGACTTTTAAGACCGGGTGGATACTTTGTCTGGACATCGCCACTTACAAATGCTCGTAACAAGGAGAATCAGAAAAGGTGGAAGTTTGTGCACGACTTTACAGAAAATCTCTGCTGGGAGATGTTATCACAGCAAGATGAAACTGTTGTATGGAAGAAAGCAAGTAAAAAGAGTTGCTATACTTCAAG AAAGCCTGGTTCTCGCGCTTTGTGTGGTAAAGGTATTGATGTGGAGTCTCCATATTATCGTGAATTGCAAACTTGCATAGGAGGAACACAGAGCAGACGTTGGGTTTCTATTGAAAAAAGGGGAAAATGGCCTTCTCGGGCTAATTTGAACAAGAATGAGTTAGCCGGATACG GATTGCAGTCTGATGAATTTGCGGAAGACACTGACAGCTGGAAATTAGCAGTCCAAAATTATTGGTCACTCCTGTCGCCTCTAATATTTTCTGATCATCCAAAGAGACCTGGTGACGAGGACCCTTCGCCACCTTACAACATGTTCAGAAATGTGCTAGACATGAATGCTAATTTTGGTGGCTTTAATTCTGCATTGTTGCAAGCTAGAAAGTCTGTGTGGGTAATGAATGTGGTACCAATAAGTGGACTCAACTATCTTCCCTTGATCCAGGACAGAGGTTTTGTCGGCGTTTTGCATGATTG GTGCGAGGCCTTTCCGACATACCCAAGAACCTATGACTTGGTGCATGCTGCAGGACTTCTATCCCTTGAATTTTCCCAGCGGCGCAGGTGCACCACGCTTGATCTGTTTGTTGAAATCGACAGGTTACTCCGCCCAGAG GGTTGGATTATATTTCGCGACACAAATCTTTTAATAGAATCAGCTAGAGCTCTAACAACACAGCTGAAGTGGGATGCAAGAGTGATAGATATCGAAAGTAACAGCGAGGAGAAACTCCTAATATGTCAGAAACCTTTCTTTAAGAGACATACAATCTAA